TAGCTTAGAAATCTCTGTAAAATTAGAGGTTTTATAGGAATATTGCCCATTTTGCCTTTGAATTCTATTCTCTTTAGAATCAAACTGTTTTGCTATTTTAGATATTTTAGAAAAAACCGTTTTATTCATTTTTTTGATACCCTCCTGTTTGCTTACATCCAACCAATGTTTTCTCCGGCATTTTTCTATCATCAATTATTAGACATTGTTTTTCAATTGCTTCGCTAATCTTAAAAAGTAGTTCATCTATGTCAAAAGGCTTAACAACATAACTCAATGCCCATTTGTCTAAAATTTTCATAGAAATGTTTAGATAAGAAAATCCGCTAACTATAATTATCTTCATAGTCGGATGTATCTTTTTAAGCAAAGGGACTAATTTTGTCCCTTCTATATCCGGCAATTTAATATCCAGTAAAATTACGTTAAAAAATCTATCCCGGACCTTTTTAATAGCTTCCCCCCCTGTCATAGCCGTATCCACTTCATAATCATTAAGATTAAATATCTGTTTCAACATAAAACACACATCTTTGTCATCATCAATTATTAAAATACTGTTCTTTATGTTCATAATTACTTATAGTATTAAGCAAGTTTTGTGCCAAAAAATTAAATTTCAGCAAAAGCCCGTTCATGATTGCTATTACGAAATAAATGCGGAAAATTAATTATCAGAAAATTTGAGTGCTGCGGCACTCACAAAATGGAGATAAAACAATATAAATCAAGTGTTTTAAGCTAAGTTTAAGTAGTGAGTGCGTTAGCACTCAATTATGTGGGTTGAATTTCGTGTTTAATTATGTTAGGGGATAGTATTTATTTTTTATATTTCGTTGCTTCTATACCGTATTCTTTAAGCTTTTCCGTTAAGTATCTTCTGTTCATTTTAACACTCTGTGCTGCTTTTGATATGTTACCATTGGATTTCTTGACTAAATCTATAAAAAAAGCTCGCTCAAAATCTTTAATAAAATTAGTTTTTAACTCAGTAAAGGTTTTATCTTTAGGAGAAGATTTATCTTTACCTGTACGCCCCTGGGACGGATAATCTATTTTATTATTCCCTTCGCTAATAAATTCCGAAGAATTGATGCCATAATCAGAAAAAATCTTGTGTAAACTTTCTAATGTCACTACTTTTGTTTCGGACAATAATATTAATTTTTGAATTGTATGTTTAAGTTCGCGAACATTACCGGGCCATGAGTATTTTTTTAGTTCTCCTACAACTTCTTCGGCAAGTTTAATATTTTTTTTGAATTCCTGATTAAATACATTTAAGAAGAAGTTTATTAGTTCCGGAATATCCTCGATTCGCTCTCTCAACGGTGGAATATTGATTTCCACGACTTTCAATCTTTGATATAAATCCTGTCTGAATTTTCCTTCCGCGACTTCTCCTGAAAGGGGTTTATTTGTTGCTACTATTATTCTTACGTCTGCATTACGAACTCTTGTTTCCCCAAGTTTTCTAAATTCCCCGGTCTCCACAACTCGTAATAGTTTTCCCTGGGTTGAAGGAGAAGCATCAGCTATTTCATCAAGAAAAATTGTTCCACCGTCTGCAACTTCAAAAAGT
Above is a genomic segment from bacterium containing:
- a CDS encoding response regulator yields the protein MNIKNSILIIDDDKDVCFMLKQIFNLNDYEVDTAMTGGEAIKKVRDRFFNVILLDIKLPDIEGTKLVPLLKKIHPTMKIIIVSGFSYLNISMKILDKWALSYVVKPFDIDELLFKISEAIEKQCLIIDDRKMPEKTLVGCKQTGGYQKNE
- a CDS encoding sigma-54 dependent transcriptional regulator — protein: MSKNILIVDDEEGMCSFVKQCLEQAGFNADYVLNGKDALSRYNKYDLIILDIRMPGMDGIEVLSKIKQKNSKLPVIIMSAFGDYQQAFELLNKGADDYLQKPFNIEDMLFRVAKTLEIYKLQKEIESYRVQARKSMASIVYKGSKMDRILEIVDKVAKETVPVLISGESGTGKELIARAVHYNTYNPRKEKPFWIVNCSALPETLLDDELFGHIKGAFTGANVDKYGLFEVADGGTIFLDEIADASPSTQGKLLRVVETGEFRKLGETRVRNADVRIIVATNKPLSGEVAEGKFRQDLYQRLKVVEINIPPLRERIEDIPELINFFLNVFNQEFKKNIKLAEEVVGELKKYSWPGNVRELKHTIQKLILLSETKVVTLESLHKIFSDYGINSSEFISEGNNKIDYPSQGRTGKDKSSPKDKTFTELKTNFIKDFERAFFIDLVKKSNGNISKAAQSVKMNRRYLTEKLKEYGIEATKYKK